The Trichoderma atroviride chromosome 5, complete sequence genome contains a region encoding:
- a CDS encoding uncharacterized protein (EggNog:ENOG41~TransMembrane:2 (o337-352i571-590o)), with protein MLPSGTQGGGIRKRDRYIAYACNRCRAAKVRCNGKQPCSYCVARDPASCHYRNPRTIHGFDQQNQQQFQVQQAPEEDSHAPFMPTGGASEIKHSDYESIKMLLQRQNDKLDAILKRVSNVDAAKRLQPHDVKTPSSNASLDCEEPLPVIQSSTSALFCIHIVDDSLKAFEEPVLGTPPLEDCKPSLTPSFSILHGQIVNKIAADIGEWGDAETSVHSSNSVNTTHGLSMHPLDKLDNAELIRLIQKYNDVAGMMYPVVDIAKMLRLAETNSRLGGLRAEINGNGSLPLKRSEIVILQMMTAIALTAENENGSDLIQNIHDDVLPDAQHIVWNTNTDLYGLILLVLMSIYYYHSHKWRLAWRFLGNVARVVVELGLNRQMVLDRSFPSIEARTQAINIIWSIFVLEQQLRHALGLSTMTQDLALDSTFPKPVNAPYLDAMVQYLRIASSTSAITFGRHSMQLTPEEFQELYSYFQYRLSEWYKNIDCEFQLEAEGERIEQWNRFLGITLRLRAHTLQIGVARFILFGKGVIGMPSADIWSTCVDAATSIASSLAAIDADQPQFQSARPESNYFLISGLGILLLAISQNAMLPVAQRPLSPETLQTAQQSAILYLNLLHRRATFSHPSKHLWERVQSLAVRLNLLSGPIISNQDVVAGQPETINEIEDINSLPLMPELNLASFPSTADFGSSDLGATANIPDIPRNHNPQFAMGFDSVDMINELMAGFE; from the exons ATGCTGCCATCAGGCACTCAAGGGGGCGGTATTCGGAAGCGCGACCGCTACATCGCATACGCGTGTAACCGCTGTCGAGCAGCCAAAGTGCGCTGCAATGGAAAGCAGCCGTGCTCATACTGCGTTGCAAGAGATCCAGCATCTTGCCACTATCGAAATCCGCGTACCATACATGGCTTTGATCAACAAAATCAGCAACAGTTCCAAGTTCAACAAGCACCAGAGGAAGATTCTCACGCTCCGTTTATGCCGACAGGAGGCGCCAGCGAGATAAAGCATTCAGATTACGAGAGTATCAAGATGCTGCTACAACGACAGAACGACAAACTTGACGCAATACTCAAGCGCGTCTCTAACGTAGACGCTGCCAAAAGATTGCAACCGCATGATGTGAAAACACCTTCAAGCAATGCGTCATTGGATTGCGAAGAACCACTTCCGGTCATTCAAAGCTCGACAAGTGCATTATTCTGCATTCACATTGTTGATGACAGTCTCAAGGCATTTGAAGAGCCAGTCCTAGGAACCCCGCCACTTGAAGACTGCAAGCCATCTTTAACACCATCTTTCTCCATTTTGCATGGCCAGATTGTCAACAAGATTGCAGCTGATATTGGAGAATGGGGTGATGCAGAAACAAGTGTACATTCGTCCAATTCTGTTAACACGACTCATGGTCTATCTATGCATCCGCTAGATAAGCTGGACAATGCGGAGCTTATTCGGTTGATTCAGAAATATAATGACGTGGCCGGAATGATGTATCCAGTGGTGGATATAGCGAAGATGCTGCGCTTAGCTGAAACGAATAGCCGACTTGGAGGACTAAGGGCAGAGATTAATGGAAATGGATCTCTCCCTCTAAAGCGAAGCGAAATAGTCATTCTTCAGATGATGACTGCTATTGCTCTAACGGCTGAAAACGAAAATGGATCTGATTTGATCCAAAACATTCACGACGACGTGTTACCGGATGCCCAACACATAGTCTGGAATACAAACACAGATCTCTACGGCTTGATTTTGCTAGTACTCATG AGCATCTATTATTACCACTCTCATAAATGGCGCCTCGCGTGGCGTTTCTTGGGCAACGTAGCACGAGTCGTCGTTGAGCTCGGCCTCAATAGACAAATGGTCCTTGATAGATCATTTCCTAGCATAGAGGCACGTACACAAGCAATCAACATTATATGGTCTATTTTTGTCTTGGAGCAACAACTAAGGCATGCTTTGGGACTTTCCACCATGACGCAGGACCTAGCTCTGGACTCGACGTTCCCTAAACCA GTCAATGCACCTTATTTAGATGCGATGGTTCAGTATCTCAGAATTGCCAGCTCCACAAGCGCAATAACTTTCGGCAGGCACAGTATGCAGTTAACGCCCGAGGAGTTCCAAGAACTTTACAGCTATTTCCAATATCGTCTCAGCGAGTGGTACAAAAACATTGACTGTGAATTCCAGCTCGAAGCCGAAGGCGAGAGAATTGAGCAATGGAATCGCTTTCTTGGTATCACGCTTCGCCTAAGAGCACATACACTTCAAATTGGTGTCGCAAGGTTCATTCTCTTCGGGAAAGGAGTTATAGGAATGCCATCTGCGGATATCTGGTCCACATGCGTTGATGCAGCGACCTCCATAGCATCTAGTTTAGCTGCTATAGATGCCGACCAGCCGCAATTCCAATCTGCGAGGCCAGAGTCCAATTACTTCCTCATCTCTGGCCTGGGGATTTTGCTGCTAGCTATTTCTCAAAACGCAATGCTTCCAGTAGCACAGCGCCCATTATCTCCCGAGACACTTCAAACAGCTCAACAAAGCGCTATCCTATATCTTAATCTCTTACACAGGCGTGCAACTTTTTCTCACCCGTCTAAACACCTTTGGGAAAGAGTTCAGAGCCTCGCTGTGCGCTTGAACCTCTTGAGTGGTCCGATCATCTCAAACCAAGATGTGGTGGCAGGACAGCCAGAGACTATAAATGAGATAGAAGATATCAATTCGCTACCACTAATGCCGGAGCTAAATTTAGCGAGCTTTCCATCTACTGCGGATTTCGGCTCCTCTGACTTAGGCGCAACAGCCAACATACCTGACATACCAAGAAACCATAATCCACAATTTGCTATGGGTTTTGACTCCGTTGACATGATCAATGAACTGATGGCGGGCTTTGAATAG